In one window of Paraflavitalea soli DNA:
- a CDS encoding SusC/RagA family TonB-linked outer membrane protein: MKMKVVLLSLAVLFQTLLIGQVYAQTIPVTGTVTSKITGSPVSGATITVKGTTTATTADQQGRFSITVPRAGSILVISHIAMTPQEITVRDGAAVTITLEEKSGSMDEVIVVGYGTQRKGAVTTAISSIKAGDLDNMPVQRIEQSLQGRVSGLTITSSSGQPGAGSTVRIRGTTTIGNSDPLYIVDGIQIGGGIEYLNQNDIESIDVLKDAASAAIYGARAANGVIIVTTKKGKSGKIAVHYNGYLGTQKAWRKLDLLDATQYATLLNEAYVANGQNPRFANPEQLGKGTDWQSHVFDDAAPIQNHDLSLSGGSEKSTYYASFGYLDQKGIVTPSNSYFKRFTARFNSTHKITNTISFGSNIGYTRISSIGVGTNGEWGTPLNRAINMDPITPFIVTDPALANSSPYSDHPVVRDEHGNPYGISNIVTSEILNPVAAVKVAQGNNWSDKIVANVFGEIEPIKGLKLRSSIGTDLAFWGNESFSPLNYLNTINQVTLNGYTRESNRGVFWLWENQLSYHRAIGKHDVTAMVGTTAQKNNGKTQGGTKRGIPVNDIKDASLAFPVPQTNQFFWGGEYQESLSSLYGRVIYSYDDKYLFTGIVRRDGSSKFGPNNKYGVFPSVSVGWIASHEDFFPATDVVSFLKVRGSYGITGNDRIGDFRYLSTVGGGRNYTMGLTPVLINGVSPNAISNPDLKWEETSQFNIGFDAVLFRNFSVTFDVYNKKTKGMLLGIAVPGYAGNSGPIGNIANMENRGVELELSYGNKIGDVNFKVSGNVSYLKNEVTYLGADKKFLEGQKFGPQGVEMTRTSVGNAIGSFYGFRTNGLFQTADEVLNYRNKDGGLMQPNAQPGDIRFVDNNNDGKIDNDDRTIIGDPTPDVSFGFTAEAAWKGFDLLVFGQGVAGNDVFQALRRFDLPTANWTTEALSRWTGAGTSNKFPRLVFNDPNQNFSRSSDFYLQQGSYFRIKVLQIGYTLPESITKRAGLSKLRVYLTGNNLFTFTKYNGFDPEIGGDSYGIDRGIYPQPRALMAGINIGF, encoded by the coding sequence ATGAAAATGAAAGTTGTACTGCTAAGCCTTGCAGTACTGTTCCAAACACTGCTTATCGGCCAGGTCTATGCACAAACCATCCCCGTTACCGGCACGGTAACCAGCAAGATCACCGGCTCACCTGTTTCCGGCGCCACCATTACTGTAAAAGGAACCACCACAGCCACCACTGCCGACCAGCAGGGCAGGTTTTCCATTACAGTGCCCAGGGCCGGCAGCATATTGGTCATTTCGCACATTGCGATGACCCCACAGGAAATCACTGTCCGCGACGGCGCGGCCGTCACCATCACGCTGGAAGAGAAGTCTGGCAGCATGGATGAAGTCATTGTGGTAGGGTATGGCACCCAGCGCAAAGGGGCCGTTACCACCGCCATTTCGTCGATCAAGGCGGGCGACCTGGACAATATGCCTGTTCAGCGCATTGAGCAATCCCTGCAAGGCAGGGTATCGGGCTTAACGATCACCAGCAGTTCCGGTCAGCCCGGCGCTGGCTCTACCGTGAGGATCCGTGGCACCACCACCATCGGCAACAGTGATCCGCTGTACATAGTGGATGGTATACAGATTGGCGGAGGTATTGAGTACCTCAACCAGAATGATATCGAATCCATTGACGTATTAAAAGATGCCGCCTCTGCGGCTATTTATGGCGCCCGGGCAGCCAATGGCGTTATCATAGTTACTACCAAGAAGGGGAAATCGGGCAAAATTGCGGTCCATTACAATGGCTACCTGGGCACGCAAAAAGCCTGGCGCAAGCTGGACCTGCTGGATGCTACCCAATACGCCACTTTGTTGAATGAAGCCTATGTGGCCAACGGGCAAAATCCCCGCTTTGCCAACCCCGAACAGTTGGGCAAGGGCACAGACTGGCAAAGCCATGTGTTTGACGATGCTGCTCCCATCCAAAACCATGACCTGAGCTTATCCGGTGGTTCTGAAAAGTCTACCTATTATGCTTCGTTCGGCTACCTGGACCAGAAGGGTATCGTAACGCCGTCTAACTCCTATTTTAAACGGTTTACCGCCCGTTTTAATTCCACCCATAAGATCACCAATACTATCTCCTTTGGCAGCAATATTGGTTACACCCGCATTTCTTCCATAGGCGTAGGCACCAATGGAGAATGGGGTACGCCGCTTAACCGGGCCATTAATATGGATCCCATCACGCCCTTTATCGTGACTGATCCGGCGCTGGCCAATTCCAGCCCCTATAGCGATCATCCGGTTGTACGTGATGAGCATGGTAACCCATATGGTATTTCCAATATCGTTACCTCCGAGATATTGAACCCGGTAGCCGCCGTAAAAGTGGCGCAGGGCAATAACTGGTCCGACAAGATCGTGGCCAATGTATTTGGAGAGATAGAACCGATCAAGGGATTAAAGCTGCGCAGCTCTATCGGTACCGACCTCGCTTTCTGGGGTAATGAAAGCTTTTCACCGCTCAATTACCTCAACACGATCAACCAGGTAACTTTGAATGGCTATACCCGGGAATCAAACCGCGGCGTCTTCTGGCTGTGGGAAAATCAGCTCTCCTACCACCGGGCCATTGGCAAACATGATGTAACAGCCATGGTGGGTACAACCGCACAAAAGAACAACGGCAAAACACAGGGAGGTACCAAACGTGGTATCCCTGTCAATGATATCAAAGATGCCTCACTGGCTTTCCCGGTACCTCAAACCAACCAGTTCTTCTGGGGAGGAGAATACCAGGAGTCTTTGTCCTCTTTGTATGGCCGGGTGATCTATAGTTACGATGATAAATACCTCTTCACAGGTATTGTACGCCGTGACGGATCGTCCAAATTTGGTCCTAACAATAAATATGGTGTATTCCCCTCCGTATCTGTTGGCTGGATAGCCTCTCATGAAGATTTCTTTCCGGCTACTGATGTGGTCAGTTTCCTGAAAGTACGTGGCTCCTATGGTATAACGGGCAATGACCGTATTGGTGATTTCCGTTATCTCTCTACCGTAGGCGGCGGCAGGAACTACACGATGGGATTAACGCCTGTATTGATCAATGGAGTAAGCCCCAATGCGATCTCCAATCCCGATCTGAAATGGGAAGAAACATCACAGTTCAATATTGGCTTCGACGCGGTATTGTTCCGCAACTTCAGTGTCACCTTCGATGTGTACAATAAAAAGACGAAGGGTATGCTGTTGGGTATTGCCGTACCGGGCTATGCGGGTAATTCGGGTCCCATCGGCAACATCGCCAATATGGAGAACCGTGGTGTAGAACTGGAACTGAGCTATGGCAACAAGATTGGCGACGTCAACTTCAAAGTAAGCGGCAATGTCTCTTACCTGAAAAATGAAGTCACCTACCTGGGCGCCGATAAGAAATTCCTGGAAGGACAAAAGTTTGGTCCGCAGGGAGTAGAGATGACACGCACCTCCGTGGGCAATGCGATCGGCTCTTTCTATGGTTTCAGGACCAATGGCCTGTTCCAAACTGCCGACGAGGTATTGAACTACCGTAACAAAGACGGCGGCCTGATGCAGCCCAATGCACAGCCGGGCGACATCCGTTTTGTGGACAACAACAATGATGGCAAGATCGATAATGACGACCGCACCATCATTGGCGATCCTACACCAGATGTAAGTTTTGGTTTCACCGCCGAAGCCGCCTGGAAGGGATTTGATCTGCTCGTATTTGGTCAGGGTGTAGCAGGCAACGATGTATTCCAGGCATTGCGCCGCTTTGACCTGCCTACCGCCAACTGGACCACTGAAGCGCTAAGCCGCTGGACAGGTGCGGGCACTTCCAATAAGTTTCCCCGCCTTGTATTCAATGATCCCAACCAAAACTTCAGCCGCAGTTCGGACTTCTACCTGCAACAGGGTTCTTATTTCCGTATCAAGGTATTGCAGATCGGCTATACCCTGCCGGAATCAATTACCAAAAGAGCCGGGCTGAGCAAACTGCGGGTATACCTTACAGGTAACAACCTGTTT
- a CDS encoding ligand-binding sensor domain-containing protein, with product MKRSKRLLLLLLTVGMSCFGQNTIGLPEIINYSKHIYGGGTQNWDIQQDVNGIMYFANNEGVLSFDGTHWRIYPLPNKTIVRSIAIGKDKRIYAGGQDEIGYFSPDSTGVLVFTSLKNLIPERERSFADIWDIIPWGDDIFFRSIHKILQLTNQTMIVYPAVSEWAFMGIHDNQLVAQDMSHGLLKFNQGTWQPLMRREDLPPGLYTSTMIPIGKDSSLLATLKDGVFVLTAGRLVPFRSPDLDIVARETIYGGLALGHNWFALATSLGGCHVFNRKGELVQSFSRKEGLQNNNITSIFRDRNNNLWLGLDNGIDFIAYDNAIKHIYPENLNEGSGYAALIHNNQLYLGTTNGLYTVPLTAMDDLSFVKGQFMPVPNTKGQVWGLSEINGHVLLGHHDGSFQVDPRGAIPVNAKPGWGYWTYLPVNKVLPSSLVLAGTYHGLEVLEYRKDGFHAGYPIRGLDEPARFITFDNNNIAWASHPYRGVYRVDMSVQPARIKLYTDKDGLPSFMNNHVYTIKNQVVVATEKGVYRYNTQTDKFESSPWYQNVFGNTSLRYLKEDTDGNIWFIHDKQLGVVDFSAATPTIVYLPELNGKMVSGFEHIYSINARNIFIGAENGFYHINYEQYRKNKYLLQAHINTVTSIGPTDRLIFGGYFGEVNDINVQKQETVPDIVWKWNSLHFEYSSSLYGQEAIITYSYQLKGFDKGWSDWSRKTEKDYTNLPPGSYTFEVKARNNLGNESPVSSYSFRVLPPWYQSWWAYGAYLLALCALGFGLYRRQQRKFIRQQLRHEEEQKRLQYLHQLELEKSDKEIVKLRNEKLESEIDHKNKELASSAMHLVQKGELLTRIKEELTRLKKMPANGEDGEELKKLLRILHEEDKMDQGWEQFAFHFDRVHSDFLVALKEHYPQLTSNEIKLCAYLRMNLSTKEIAQLMNISVRGVEISRYRLRKKLQLTTDTNLFQFLLNIRSVNT from the coding sequence ATGAAGAGATCAAAACGATTGCTGCTGCTACTGCTAACGGTGGGTATGTCCTGCTTTGGACAAAACACCATCGGTTTGCCCGAGATCATCAACTATTCCAAACACATTTATGGGGGTGGGACACAAAACTGGGACATCCAGCAGGATGTGAACGGCATCATGTATTTTGCTAATAATGAAGGCGTTCTCAGTTTTGACGGTACGCATTGGCGTATCTATCCCTTACCCAATAAAACCATTGTACGCTCCATTGCCATAGGTAAGGACAAGCGCATCTATGCCGGCGGACAGGACGAAATAGGCTACTTTTCCCCCGATTCCACCGGGGTGCTCGTGTTCACCTCCCTCAAAAACCTCATTCCCGAAAGGGAACGCTCATTTGCCGATATCTGGGACATTATCCCCTGGGGTGATGATATCTTCTTCCGTTCCATTCATAAGATCCTCCAGCTTACCAATCAAACCATGATCGTCTACCCGGCCGTATCAGAATGGGCATTCATGGGCATCCATGACAATCAATTGGTTGCACAGGATATGAGCCATGGGTTGTTGAAGTTCAACCAGGGTACCTGGCAGCCTTTGATGCGGCGGGAAGACCTGCCGCCCGGACTGTATACCAGCACCATGATTCCCATAGGCAAAGACAGTTCCCTGCTGGCCACCCTGAAAGATGGGGTATTTGTACTGACTGCGGGCAGGCTTGTTCCTTTCCGGTCACCCGATCTCGATATCGTGGCCAGGGAAACCATCTATGGCGGCCTGGCCCTCGGGCACAACTGGTTTGCACTGGCTACCAGCCTGGGCGGCTGCCATGTATTTAACAGGAAGGGAGAACTGGTCCAAAGCTTTTCCCGTAAGGAAGGACTGCAGAACAACAACATTACCAGTATTTTTCGCGACCGCAACAACAACCTGTGGCTGGGCCTGGACAACGGTATTGATTTCATTGCCTACGATAATGCCATCAAACATATTTACCCCGAAAACCTGAATGAAGGTTCCGGCTATGCCGCCCTCATTCACAATAACCAGCTTTACCTGGGCACCACCAATGGTTTGTACACCGTACCCCTCACAGCCATGGACGACCTTAGTTTTGTGAAAGGCCAGTTCATGCCCGTGCCCAATACAAAAGGACAGGTGTGGGGTTTGTCGGAGATCAATGGCCATGTATTGCTCGGGCACCATGACGGATCATTCCAGGTGGATCCCCGGGGAGCCATTCCTGTCAATGCAAAACCAGGCTGGGGCTATTGGACCTACCTGCCGGTCAATAAGGTATTGCCTTCCTCGCTGGTACTGGCCGGTACCTACCATGGGCTGGAAGTACTGGAATACAGAAAGGATGGCTTTCATGCCGGTTACCCCATACGAGGCCTGGATGAACCTGCCCGCTTTATCACTTTTGACAACAACAATATTGCCTGGGCTTCTCATCCCTACCGGGGTGTATACAGGGTGGATATGAGCGTACAGCCTGCCCGCATCAAACTATACACGGATAAAGATGGATTACCCTCTTTTATGAATAACCATGTATACACCATCAAAAACCAGGTGGTGGTGGCTACTGAAAAAGGAGTATACCGGTACAATACGCAGACGGATAAGTTTGAAAGTTCGCCCTGGTACCAAAATGTATTTGGCAATACCAGTCTGCGTTACTTAAAGGAAGATACCGATGGCAATATTTGGTTTATCCACGATAAGCAACTGGGTGTGGTGGATTTTTCAGCGGCTACACCAACCATCGTTTACCTGCCTGAGTTGAATGGGAAAATGGTCAGCGGTTTCGAGCACATCTATTCCATCAATGCCCGTAATATCTTTATTGGGGCAGAGAATGGATTTTACCATATCAATTATGAACAGTACCGCAAGAATAAATACCTCTTACAGGCGCATATCAATACAGTTACTTCTATTGGGCCAACAGACAGATTGATCTTCGGTGGTTATTTTGGAGAGGTGAATGACATCAATGTACAAAAGCAGGAAACAGTACCCGATATTGTCTGGAAATGGAATTCCCTGCACTTTGAATACTCCTCATCGCTATATGGACAGGAAGCCATTATCACCTACAGTTACCAGTTAAAAGGGTTTGATAAAGGGTGGTCGGATTGGTCCAGGAAAACGGAGAAGGATTATACCAACCTGCCTCCGGGGTCTTATACCTTTGAAGTGAAGGCCCGTAATAACCTGGGCAATGAATCGCCGGTAAGCAGCTATTCTTTCCGCGTATTGCCTCCCTGGTACCAAAGCTGGTGGGCTTATGGGGCCTATCTGTTGGCTTTGTGTGCGCTGGGTTTTGGTTTGTACAGGCGGCAGCAGCGGAAGTTCATTCGTCAGCAATTGCGGCATGAAGAAGAACAGAAACGATTGCAATACCTGCACCAGCTGGAGCTTGAAAAATCGGATAAGGAGATTGTGAAGTTGCGCAATGAAAAGCTGGAATCAGAAATAGATCACAAGAATAAAGAACTGGCCTCCTCTGCCATGCACCTGGTACAGAAAGGGGAGTTGCTTACCAGGATCAAAGAGGAGCTAACGCGACTGAAGAAGATGCCTGCTAATGGAGAAGATGGAGAGGAGTTGAAAAAGCTGTTGCGTATTCTTCATGAAGAGGACAAGATGGACCAGGGATGGGAACAATTTGCGTTTCATTTTGACCGCGTGCACAGTGATTTCCTGGTGGCGCTCAAGGAGCATTATCCTCAACTTACTTCCAATGAGATCAAATTATGTGCTTACCTGCGCATGAACCTCTCTACCAAAGAAATTGCCCAGCTGATGAATATTTCCGTAAGGGGCGTGGAGATCAGTCGCTACCGGCTGCGCAAAAAACTACAATTAACAACCGATACCAATCTCTTCCAGTTTTTGCTCAATATCAGGTCAGTCAATACCTGA
- a CDS encoding DUF6089 family protein, whose amino-acid sequence MRKYALLCLLVPVFSQAQESHRLHLTLFGGVTNYQGELQGRTFTFNQSNLGIGAGLKYDLTPHFAIRTGIQYGTIGASDRDNNDAKLRPRNLSFESRILEGNLLLEYTLFNMEEKRISPYVFGGIAVYHFNPYAFDTLGNKVFLKPLSTEGQGLTAYPDRKQYKLTQFAIPFGGGIKFRISDNVILGYEIGLRKTFTDYLDDVSTRYVDNGELLRERGLKAVEMSYRGGELKDGNPTYPAADELRGNSKTKDWYYFQGLTLTIGIGGTGNGGGGWGGGRGKTGCPRNVY is encoded by the coding sequence ATGCGAAAGTACGCGCTGTTGTGCTTATTAGTGCCCGTATTCAGTCAAGCCCAGGAATCACATCGTTTGCACCTTACCCTGTTTGGTGGTGTAACCAATTACCAGGGGGAATTACAGGGCCGCACCTTTACTTTTAATCAATCTAATCTTGGCATCGGTGCTGGTCTGAAATATGATCTTACGCCCCATTTTGCCATCCGTACCGGTATTCAGTATGGCACCATCGGGGCCAGTGACCGGGATAACAATGATGCCAAATTACGTCCCCGGAACCTTAGCTTTGAAAGCCGGATATTGGAGGGCAACCTCTTATTGGAATATACCCTGTTCAATATGGAGGAAAAGAGAATATCTCCTTATGTATTTGGAGGTATAGCTGTGTATCACTTCAATCCTTATGCATTCGATACCCTGGGCAACAAAGTATTCCTGAAACCTTTGAGTACAGAAGGGCAGGGGCTGACGGCCTATCCCGACAGGAAGCAATACAAACTCACCCAGTTTGCCATTCCGTTTGGCGGCGGTATTAAATTCCGCATCAGTGATAATGTGATCCTGGGTTATGAGATCGGGCTCCGTAAAACCTTTACCGATTACCTCGATGATGTGAGTACCCGGTATGTAGATAATGGTGAGCTATTACGGGAAAGAGGATTGAAGGCCGTGGAAATGTCTTACCGGGGTGGAGAGTTAAAAGATGGCAATCCCACTTATCCTGCGGCAGACGAGCTGCGGGGTAATTCCAAAACCAAAGATTGGTATTATTTCCAGGGGCTTACCCTTACTATTGGAATTGGCGGTACTGGTAATGGCGGTGGCGGATGGGGTGGAGGCCGTGGAAAGACCGGCTGTCCCAGGAATGTATATTAA
- a CDS encoding choice-of-anchor J domain-containing protein has protein sequence MKRIGILVMLCLWMAAASAQVIFREDFDGVPGTTFGGAGTYAFPFGWFLCNADNNQPDGQVAYVNNGWTRREDFKFNVADSCAFSTSFYAPAGTANDFMWTPLIGPLPDNCQLSWKAIAYDAAYADGYEVRIMTVRPTGGPGDIGNQLTQSSVLFSTTGENNTWTIHTVDLSAYQGQAVYIGFRNNSVDKFLLAIDNVQLERAAKYDPGLLQVTTFEYAAYPLQQVPDFPIEGVIRNEGVLPITNVRLKAEVYNSAQTLVYAQTSAPIASINPYLSANFTLPAWKPAATGQYKIRYFPVIAEAESFTGNDTLVNVVNVYDSVYARDDNDVVGSIGIGIGNGYVGQSFTIQSTTDLRSVSVSYWRGYTGKKYALTIWNMSAGKPNVLIGSTDTLLYPDDNALTDTLPIHGGKLTLTPGEYVIAAVEFDSTLALVQTRGIYTPGKLWIHWNAQPWATIETFGINAFLHPVYIRPNVSNASLLPVKLVSFTGRQTSAGNQLEWLVADQQGILSYEVERSTNGINFLSVGVIPANDLLSFTYRHTDPAASPGVNYYRLKIVEHNKISYSPIIRLTVNRHAVVTLSPNPVHYTAMLQSSDQQLLNTTAYLTDMQGKVIRQMKLTRLPFPINMAPLPAGGYLLRLGNNQVLKLWKQ, from the coding sequence ATGAAAAGAATCGGTATACTGGTAATGCTCTGCCTGTGGATGGCCGCCGCCTCCGCGCAGGTGATCTTTCGCGAAGACTTTGATGGTGTTCCCGGAACGACATTCGGCGGAGCCGGCACCTATGCATTTCCCTTTGGCTGGTTCCTTTGTAATGCAGATAATAACCAGCCCGACGGGCAGGTGGCTTATGTGAACAATGGCTGGACCAGACGGGAGGATTTCAAATTCAATGTGGCAGACAGCTGTGCTTTTTCCACTTCTTTTTATGCACCGGCCGGAACTGCCAATGACTTTATGTGGACGCCATTGATCGGCCCGCTTCCGGATAATTGTCAACTCAGCTGGAAAGCGATAGCCTATGATGCGGCTTATGCGGATGGCTATGAAGTACGGATCATGACCGTGCGCCCCACAGGTGGCCCGGGCGATATCGGTAACCAGTTGACCCAATCTTCTGTGCTGTTTAGCACAACAGGAGAAAATAATACATGGACAATTCATACCGTTGACCTGAGCGCCTATCAAGGACAAGCGGTTTATATTGGATTCAGAAATAATTCTGTTGATAAATTCCTCCTTGCTATAGATAATGTTCAACTGGAGCGGGCGGCCAAATATGATCCCGGTTTGCTGCAGGTTACCACCTTTGAATATGCTGCTTATCCCCTGCAGCAGGTCCCGGATTTCCCGATCGAAGGAGTGATCCGCAATGAAGGAGTATTGCCCATCACCAACGTACGGTTAAAAGCTGAGGTGTACAATAGTGCCCAGACCCTGGTTTACGCGCAAACCAGTGCGCCCATTGCCAGCATAAATCCTTACCTCAGTGCCAATTTTACCCTTCCTGCCTGGAAGCCGGCTGCAACAGGTCAGTATAAGATCAGGTATTTTCCAGTGATAGCGGAAGCTGAATCCTTTACCGGCAATGATACACTGGTCAATGTGGTGAATGTATATGATTCGGTATACGCCAGAGATGATAATGATGTGGTGGGCAGTATAGGGATCGGTATAGGTAATGGTTATGTGGGGCAGTCCTTTACCATTCAATCAACAACAGATCTTCGTTCCGTTTCCGTATCCTATTGGAGGGGTTACACAGGAAAGAAGTATGCATTGACCATCTGGAATATGAGTGCCGGCAAACCCAATGTGCTCATCGGCTCCACCGATACCTTGCTTTATCCTGATGACAATGCGCTGACGGACACCTTGCCCATTCACGGCGGCAAACTCACACTTACACCAGGGGAGTATGTGATCGCTGCTGTTGAGTTCGATTCCACACTGGCGCTTGTGCAAACCCGCGGGATCTATACACCCGGTAAATTATGGATACACTGGAATGCGCAGCCCTGGGCGACTATTGAGACATTCGGGATCAATGCTTTTTTGCATCCCGTATACATCCGGCCCAATGTTAGCAATGCCTCCTTATTGCCTGTAAAACTGGTTTCTTTCACCGGCCGGCAGACATCTGCAGGCAATCAATTGGAATGGCTGGTAGCTGATCAACAGGGAATATTATCTTACGAGGTTGAAAGAAGTACAAATGGTATTAACTTCTTGTCAGTAGGTGTCATTCCCGCCAACGACTTGTTGTCCTTTACCTATCGCCATACAGACCCTGCTGCATCACCAGGAGTTAATTATTACCGGTTAAAGATTGTAGAACACAACAAGATCAGCTATAGCCCTATTATCCGGTTAACGGTCAACAGGCATGCGGTCGTCACTTTATCGCCCAATCCCGTTCACTATACGGCCATGTTGCAGAGCAGTGACCAGCAATTGTTGAACACTACGGCTTACCTGACAGATATGCAAGGAAAAGTAATACGACAAATGAAACTCACCCGCTTGCCTTTTCCCATCAATATGGCCCCGTTGCCGGCTGGCGGCTACCTGCTGCGATTGGGCAACAACCAGGTATTGAAGCTTTGGAAACAATAG
- a CDS encoding menaquinone biosynthesis decarboxylase, which produces MAYKDQQHFIETLEQAGELVRIKTYVDPKLEIAEITDRISKTPGGGKALLFENTGYDFPVLMNAYGSERRMCLALGVQHLDDVARNIEDLFKLLSSPKESILEKLKLLPKLGEFASWMPKVKSGRGACQEVIWQGEQANINKLPVITCWPKDGGPFVTLPIIHTKDPQTNIRNVGMYRMQVFGPQLTGMHWHRHKVSAKHFNEYKKLGIKMPVAVALGGDPVYAYSATAPLPENVDEYMLAGFLRKKKVELVKCITQPSIEVPADADFVIEGYVDPHDELIWEGPFGDHTGYYSLPDWYPKFHITAITHRKKPVYPATIVGIPPQEDAWLGKATERIFLAPIKMTMVPEIVDMDMPVEGVFHNLVITKINKEYPGQGQKVMNAMWGAGQMMFNKILVLADGKVPITDYKALAQYVFRNLNPATDISFSQGPMDVLDHSCSKLGFGGKMCIDGTAKLEEETDDSYHAHFTDFQVDDKLIMSQFPEIHSFNTSLLPLDIPCVVISVRKNRPGHIRELHQQLCQSHVIEGVKMVLYVEHTVDANDLPVALWRFCNNLDPRRDSLPAEQLSLQQPGKKWACMGFDGTIKTKAFDDFQRDWPNIIVAADDTIAAVDKKWPELGLGGFLPSPSLKFKGQIYGEEAVVE; this is translated from the coding sequence ATGGCATACAAGGATCAGCAGCACTTTATTGAGACGTTGGAGCAGGCCGGAGAACTGGTTCGCATTAAAACCTATGTAGACCCCAAACTGGAGATCGCCGAGATCACCGACCGCATTAGCAAAACACCCGGCGGGGGCAAGGCCCTGCTGTTTGAAAATACAGGATACGACTTTCCCGTACTGATGAATGCTTACGGCAGCGAACGCCGCATGTGCCTGGCCCTGGGCGTACAGCACCTGGATGATGTAGCCCGCAATATTGAAGACCTCTTTAAACTCCTTTCTTCTCCCAAAGAAAGTATACTGGAAAAACTGAAATTACTGCCCAAACTGGGCGAATTTGCCTCCTGGATGCCCAAAGTAAAAAGCGGGCGCGGAGCCTGCCAGGAAGTGATCTGGCAGGGGGAACAGGCCAATATCAATAAGCTGCCCGTGATCACCTGCTGGCCTAAAGATGGCGGTCCTTTCGTTACCCTCCCCATCATTCATACCAAGGACCCACAGACCAATATCCGCAATGTAGGCATGTACCGCATGCAGGTATTTGGCCCGCAACTCACCGGCATGCACTGGCACCGCCATAAAGTGAGCGCCAAACATTTCAATGAATACAAAAAGCTGGGCATCAAGATGCCGGTGGCAGTAGCCCTGGGCGGCGATCCCGTATATGCTTATTCTGCCACGGCGCCCTTACCGGAAAATGTAGATGAATACATGCTCGCAGGCTTCCTGCGGAAGAAAAAGGTAGAACTGGTAAAATGCATCACGCAGCCTTCTATTGAAGTGCCAGCCGATGCCGATTTCGTGATAGAAGGATATGTAGACCCTCATGATGAACTGATCTGGGAAGGCCCCTTTGGTGACCATACAGGCTATTATTCCTTGCCCGACTGGTACCCTAAGTTTCATATTACAGCCATCACCCACCGGAAAAAGCCGGTATATCCTGCTACGATCGTCGGCATTCCCCCACAGGAAGATGCCTGGCTGGGGAAAGCCACGGAACGCATTTTCCTGGCGCCCATTAAAATGACGATGGTGCCGGAAATTGTAGATATGGACATGCCGGTGGAAGGGGTTTTCCACAACCTGGTGATCACCAAGATCAACAAGGAATACCCCGGCCAGGGACAAAAAGTGATGAATGCCATGTGGGGCGCCGGACAGATGATGTTCAATAAGATACTGGTGCTGGCAGATGGTAAAGTACCTATCACAGACTATAAGGCACTGGCGCAATATGTGTTCAGGAACCTGAATCCCGCTACGGATATTTCTTTCTCCCAGGGACCGATGGATGTGCTCGACCATAGCTGCAGCAAACTGGGTTTTGGCGGTAAGATGTGCATTGACGGAACAGCGAAACTGGAAGAAGAAACGGACGATAGCTACCATGCGCACTTTACTGACTTCCAGGTCGACGACAAATTGATCATGTCGCAATTCCCGGAGATACACAGCTTCAATACAAGCCTCCTGCCTCTCGATATTCCCTGTGTAGTGATCTCAGTACGCAAGAACCGCCCCGGCCATATCCGGGAACTGCACCAGCAATTGTGCCAGTCTCATGTGATCGAAGGAGTGAAGATGGTATTGTATGTAGAGCATACTGTGGATGCCAACGACCTGCCTGTAGCGTTGTGGCGCTTCTGCAATAACCTGGATCCCCGGCGCGACAGTCTGCCTGCCGAACAGCTTTCCTTACAACAGCCCGGTAAGAAATGGGCCTGCATGGGCTTTGATGGTACTATTAAAACAAAGGCCTTTGATGATTTTCAGCGCGACTGGCCCAATATCATTGTAGCAGCGGATGATACTATTGCCGCTGTAGACAAGAAATGGCCTGAACTGGGACTGGGTGGCTTCCTTCCTTCCCCTTCCCTGAAATTTAAAGGGCAGATCTACGGTGAAGAAGCGGTGGTAGAGTAA